One Polaribacter sp. SA4-12 genomic window carries:
- a CDS encoding alpha-amylase family glycosyl hydrolase: protein MKKITLLLLFITSLGFSQVTITPNPFEITESITISIDANSSATDCNGLSNPTKVYMHSGVGNATNAWGTKAIGNWGKDDGVGLMTLNSSNNRWEITIVPKTYFSLTDAQATSITNMGMVFRNATGNQEMKDNGCSDFIINVGSFQLTLNAPTTATTVLNSGQSLSISANTSLIANFTLKANGAVINQKTNATAYSFSPTVTQNTTYILEAINNGETKSTTFQAVVKPTVTEATLPSGMKDGINLNTLDNTKATLVFYAPGKDFIHLIGSFNNWEINDTYLLKKDTAKNRFWIELTGLTPQTDYSYQYIIDANLRVADPYSTVVLTESNDQYINATTYPNLPSYPTEKTNHAVTLLRTGDATYVWQNTSFTKPAKTDLVVYEILIRDFDALHTYDAVKARLDYLEELGINAIEFMPVMEFDGNESWGYNPSFHMALDKYYGNATSFKQFIDECHKRGIAVIIDVAFNHASGQNPYYRMWNSDNGGYGGQASADNPFFNQTATHSYSVFNDFNHSKQATKDYVKRVSQYWIDEYKIDGFRWDLTKGFTQNCSSGDACTNEYQQDRVDILKEYADDQWEIDPNFYIIFEHLGTNNEETQWVNYRLNEGKGIMVWGNHNHQYNQATMGFGSEADFSWISYKNRNWSVPANVSYMESHDEERLMYKNLQFGGSNGSYNVKNLDTALEREELAGAFFFTIPGPKMIWQFGELGYDISIDQGGRTGNKPILWNYLSNEGRRDIKSTWSKLIKLKLKYDIFKTSDFTLDVGNSNGLNKIHLTDPTAADIQNVVVIGNFGTTTQSISPFFQQTGTWYNLLEDNATITVTNTTAAISLAPGEFKVFANKPGTLSTENISLAKDFLQLYPNPTSTSFTLSQEVQEVRLFDVTGKLVQNFSKNVIKNNTYEVNNLNKGIYFIRIKDKNNQIQTKKLIIN from the coding sequence ATGAAAAAAATTACTTTACTATTATTATTTATAACTTCTTTAGGGTTTAGTCAAGTTACGATTACTCCAAACCCTTTTGAAATAACAGAATCTATAACTATTAGTATAGACGCTAATAGTTCTGCTACAGATTGTAATGGTCTTAGCAACCCAACAAAAGTATACATGCACTCTGGTGTTGGAAACGCTACCAATGCTTGGGGTACAAAAGCAATTGGTAACTGGGGAAAAGATGACGGAGTTGGATTAATGACTTTAAATTCATCTAACAATCGTTGGGAAATTACAATTGTACCAAAAACATATTTTTCTTTAACAGATGCACAAGCAACTAGCATTACCAATATGGGAATGGTTTTTAGAAACGCAACTGGTAATCAAGAAATGAAAGATAATGGTTGTTCTGATTTTATTATTAATGTTGGTTCATTTCAATTAACTTTAAACGCACCTACAACTGCAACAACAGTCTTAAACTCAGGACAAAGTTTATCAATAAGTGCAAACACTTCATTAATTGCAAACTTCACTTTAAAAGCAAATGGTGCTGTTATTAATCAAAAAACAAATGCAACTGCATATAGCTTCTCTCCTACTGTAACTCAAAATACAACGTATATTTTAGAAGCTATTAATAACGGAGAAACAAAAAGCACAACTTTTCAGGCAGTTGTAAAACCAACTGTTACAGAAGCAACTCTTCCTTCAGGAATGAAAGATGGAATTAATTTAAACACTTTAGACAACACAAAAGCTACTTTAGTTTTTTATGCTCCTGGTAAAGATTTTATTCATTTAATTGGTAGTTTTAATAATTGGGAGATAAATGATACTTATTTACTAAAAAAAGACACTGCTAAAAATCGTTTTTGGATTGAACTTACTGGTTTAACACCACAAACAGATTATTCTTATCAATATATAATTGATGCAAATTTAAGAGTTGCAGACCCTTACTCTACTGTTGTTTTAACAGAATCTAATGATCAATATATAAATGCAACTACATACCCTAACTTACCAAGTTACCCTACAGAAAAAACAAATCATGCAGTAACTTTATTAAGAACTGGTGATGCTACTTATGTTTGGCAAAACACTTCATTTACAAAACCTGCAAAAACAGATTTAGTTGTTTACGAAATTTTAATTAGAGATTTTGATGCACTTCATACTTATGATGCTGTAAAAGCAAGGTTAGATTATTTAGAAGAATTAGGTATAAACGCAATAGAATTTATGCCAGTAATGGAATTTGATGGTAATGAATCTTGGGGTTATAACCCTTCTTTTCATATGGCATTAGATAAATACTATGGTAATGCTACTTCTTTTAAGCAATTTATTGATGAATGCCATAAAAGAGGAATCGCTGTTATTATAGATGTTGCCTTTAATCACGCAAGTGGACAAAACCCATATTATAGAATGTGGAATAGTGACAATGGAGGTTATGGTGGTCAAGCAAGTGCAGATAACCCATTCTTTAATCAAACAGCAACACACTCTTATAGTGTTTTTAACGATTTTAATCACTCTAAACAAGCTACTAAAGATTACGTAAAAAGAGTTTCTCAATATTGGATTGATGAATACAAAATAGATGGTTTTAGATGGGATTTAACAAAAGGATTCACTCAAAACTGTTCTTCTGGTGATGCATGTACAAACGAATATCAACAAGACAGAGTTGATATTTTAAAAGAATACGCAGATGATCAATGGGAAATAGACCCAAATTTCTACATTATTTTCGAACATTTGGGTACCAATAACGAAGAAACTCAGTGGGTAAATTATAGACTTAATGAAGGAAAAGGAATTATGGTTTGGGGAAATCACAATCATCAATATAACCAAGCAACAATGGGCTTTGGTAGTGAGGCAGATTTTTCTTGGATTTCTTATAAAAACAGAAATTGGTCTGTACCAGCAAATGTAAGTTATATGGAAAGTCATGATGAAGAACGTTTAATGTACAAAAACCTTCAATTTGGGGGGTCTAATGGAAGTTATAACGTTAAAAATTTAGATACAGCTTTAGAAAGAGAAGAATTGGCAGGTGCATTCTTCTTTACAATTCCTGGTCCGAAAATGATTTGGCAATTTGGTGAATTAGGATATGATATCTCGATTGATCAAGGTGGTAGAACTGGTAATAAACCTATTTTATGGAATTACCTATCAAATGAAGGCAGAAGAGATATTAAAAGCACTTGGTCTAAACTAATTAAACTAAAGTTAAAATATGATATTTTTAAAACATCAGACTTTACCTTAGATGTTGGTAATTCTAACGGATTAAATAAAATTCATTTAACAGATCCAACAGCAGCAGATATTCAAAACGTTGTAGTAATTGGTAACTTTGGCACAACTACTCAAAGTATTTCTCCGTTTTTTCAACAAACTGGTACTTGGTATAATTTATTAGAAGACAATGCTACAATAACTGTTACCAATACAACAGCAGCAATATCTTTAGCTCCAGGAGAATTTAAAGTATTTGCAAATAAACCAGGAACACTTTCAACTGAAAACATCAGTTTAGCAAAAGATTTCTTACAACTATATCCAAACCCTACTTCTACTTCTTTTACATTATCACAAGAAGTACAAGAAGTTCGTCTTTTTGATGTAACAGGTAAACTAGTTCAAAATTTTAGTAAAAACGTTATAAAAAACAACACTTACGAGGTAAATAACTTAAATAAAGGGATTTATTTTATCCGAATTAAGGATAAGAACAATCAAATACAGACAAAAAAATTAATTATTAACTAA